A window of Pyrobaculum aerophilum str. IM2 contains these coding sequences:
- a CDS encoding PaRep2b protein encodes MFATAWAELSRLWRFGIENGLYADHIFNKLEGIRKYVEEYANRLRIEYTLYSLPGVDPWVEVRFKDEKGNEVAHINIRWDREKLRAVFEGAKEKAERLASILNALGASVNAMELDGKWRVDLCTDSITAIRRKEWLDVVRALVEELHSRGVINEEQRDRLLTEINAGPNVVEIAGVELSVRQMISGKSKALIITYLPTSPAAFDAAVKALRDAGFVEGVHFTAKRPEGGVQGYVYIKLPAGLWRLEELRRQGVDWADKALRRLEEIAKARGFSNLLEEYLRPAMEAETVDPRGLVVDDAERGLKAVVRGVRVEREGGRPRVVVEYEVGGDVTSFSFIWGVRKGGGIVAGLDLNDEKALMMTALLGDKAIMGKKGHMTLSAKHLFALARLRGIGWELLRWYAEVMREHR; translated from the coding sequence ATGTTCGCGACGGCGTGGGCTGAGCTCTCGCGGCTGTGGAGATTTGGCATAGAGAATGGCCTATACGCCGATCACATTTTTAATAAGCTTGAGGGCATTAGAAAATACGTGGAGGAGTACGCTAACAGGCTGAGGATTGAGTACACGCTGTACAGCCTCCCCGGCGTTGACCCGTGGGTAGAGGTGAGGTTTAAGGACGAGAAGGGGAACGAAGTCGCCCATATAAACATTAGATGGGATCGCGAAAAGCTACGAGCCGTATTCGAAGGCGCCAAAGAAAAGGCGGAAAGACTGGCTTCAATACTGAACGCCTTGGGCGCCAGCGTAAATGCTATGGAGCTTGATGGGAAATGGCGCGTAGATCTGTGCACAGACTCCATCACCGCAATACGCCGTAAGGAGTGGCTAGATGTGGTTAGGGCTCTGGTGGAGGAGTTGCACAGTAGGGGGGTGATAAATGAGGAGCAGAGGGATAGATTACTGACTGAAATAAACGCCGGGCCTAATGTGGTTGAGATTGCCGGCGTGGAGTTGAGCGTTCGGCAGATGATAAGCGGTAAATCCAAGGCATTGATAATTACATACCTGCCGACTTCTCCAGCCGCCTTTGACGCCGCCGTAAAGGCGCTTAGAGACGCGGGCTTTGTTGAGGGGGTGCACTTCACTGCGAAGAGGCCGGAGGGCGGCGTGCAGGGATACGTATACATTAAGTTGCCGGCCGGCCTTTGGCGTTTAGAGGAGCTGAGGAGGCAGGGCGTTGATTGGGCAGACAAGGCGTTAAGGCGCCTTGAAGAAATAGCAAAGGCGAGGGGCTTCTCCAACCTACTGGAGGAGTACTTAAGGCCGGCTATGGAGGCGGAGACCGTCGATCCGAGGGGGCTGGTGGTCGACGACGCCGAGAGAGGGTTAAAGGCAGTTGTAAGAGGCGTGAGGGTGGAGCGGGAAGGCGGGAGGCCTAGGGTCGTCGTGGAGTATGAGGTAGGCGGGGATGTGACGTCCTTTTCCTTTATCTGGGGCGTAAGAAAGGGAGGAGGCATTGTAGCAGGCTTAGATCTAAACGACGAAAAGGCCCTCATGATGACTGCCCTACTCGGCGATAAGGCAATAATGGGGAAGAAGGGGCACATGACGCTTTCCGCTAAACATCTATTCGCCCTAGCGAGACTTAGGGGCATCGGCTGGGAGCTGTTGAGGTGGTATGCAGAAGTAATGAGAGAACACCGCTAA
- a CDS encoding PaREP1 family protein: protein MELAKPWSDLNGYIEARRKETLFEAELAREFLRQGLTRNAAGKAYQAWKATIAVLAAKKLGYLSSVYRWVKRIKNKRVGMAEWHVAYMPSTRLREVARLLAEAYGIEVFLATELALSLHEYQFNGPDKELVLSRYKSDDEAARDVELLLKYVEVFLGA from the coding sequence GTGGAGCTGGCAAAGCCTTGGTCTGACTTAAACGGCTACATAGAGGCCAGGCGGAAAGAGACCTTGTTTGAGGCAGAGCTAGCCCGGGAGTTTTTAAGACAAGGATTGACGCGCAACGCCGCCGGCAAGGCTTATCAAGCTTGGAAGGCAACAATCGCAGTCTTGGCGGCGAAGAAACTGGGCTATTTGTCCTCTGTGTACAGGTGGGTGAAGCGTATTAAAAACAAAAGAGTGGGTATGGCTGAGTGGCATGTGGCATATATGCCGTCGACAAGGCTGAGAGAGGTTGCTAGGCTGTTGGCAGAGGCGTACGGAATAGAGGTGTTTTTAGCGACAGAACTCGCGCTATCTCTTCACGAGTACCAGTTCAACGGCCCCGACAAAGAGCTCGTGTTGAGCAGATACAAGTCAGACGACGAGGCCGCCAGAGACGTGGAGCTCTTGCTTAAATACGTGGAGGTGTTTCTAGGAGCGTAG
- a CDS encoding helix-turn-helix domain-containing protein produces MAERPRMYSELMEELGVDSPTLAFHLKKLAGLVEKNERGFYELTELGKRALKVLQS; encoded by the coding sequence TTGGCGGAGAGGCCAAGGATGTACAGCGAGTTGATGGAGGAGTTGGGGGTGGACAGCCCCACTTTGGCGTTTCACTTGAAAAAACTAGCCGGGCTTGTGGAGAAGAACGAGAGGGGGTTTTACGAACTCACTGAGTTGGGGAAAAGGGCGTTGAAAGTTTTGCAAAGTTAG
- a CDS encoding chlorohydrolase: MRFKARYVLAGELEVVENGVVEVDDSGVVVGVGKYTGGVAADLGNVVLMPQLVNAHVHVLDAAIIDRDDLYIDDLVGWPHGVKYHVVKGLVRRGRHVPLLKKVAQRMRSYGVGCAVIYAEYAARDVEEVFRQYGIEAVVFQEAHGDFPNYPNVQVASPLDHPVEYLKELRRRYRLVSTHVSETSDCHEGGDLELALKALDADVLVHLVHVTEEEIAQIPPHKAVVVNPRANAYFVGRIAPVHKLLHLKPLLGTDNVFMNEPDPWAEMKFLHAYSSAAGWALGEREILSMATVWAWEKLRCSPPIEPGKPLRGLAVAAPYTGNKVLKFLVKRTSHRDVIAFIEGGRLLQAWH, translated from the coding sequence GTGAGATTTAAGGCGCGTTACGTGCTCGCGGGAGAGCTGGAGGTTGTGGAAAACGGTGTGGTCGAGGTGGACGACTCGGGCGTGGTCGTGGGGGTTGGGAAATATACTGGCGGAGTCGCGGCCGATTTGGGAAACGTAGTATTAATGCCCCAGCTCGTCAACGCGCACGTCCACGTCCTCGACGCCGCAATTATTGACAGAGACGATTTGTATATCGACGACCTAGTGGGGTGGCCTCACGGGGTGAAATACCACGTGGTTAAGGGGTTGGTTAGGAGGGGGAGGCACGTCCCCCTCTTAAAGAAAGTGGCCCAGAGGATGAGGAGCTACGGCGTGGGTTGTGCCGTGATATACGCCGAGTATGCAGCTAGAGACGTGGAGGAGGTCTTTAGGCAGTACGGCATAGAGGCGGTTGTCTTCCAAGAGGCACACGGGGACTTCCCCAATTATCCCAACGTACAAGTGGCGTCTCCCTTGGATCACCCCGTTGAATACCTCAAAGAGCTCAGGAGGAGGTATAGGCTAGTGTCGACGCACGTCTCGGAGACTAGCGACTGTCACGAGGGAGGCGACTTGGAGCTCGCCCTCAAGGCGCTGGATGCAGACGTCTTAGTCCACTTAGTACACGTCACGGAGGAGGAAATAGCCCAGATACCGCCTCACAAGGCGGTGGTGGTGAACCCGCGGGCCAACGCCTATTTCGTCGGGAGGATCGCGCCGGTGCACAAGTTGCTACACCTCAAGCCGCTTCTGGGCACTGACAACGTCTTTATGAACGAGCCAGACCCGTGGGCGGAGATGAAGTTCTTACACGCCTATTCCTCCGCCGCGGGGTGGGCGCTGGGAGAGAGGGAAATACTCTCCATGGCCACAGTGTGGGCTTGGGAAAAACTCAGATGTTCGCCCCCAATAGAGCCGGGAAAACCGCTGAGGGGGCTGGCGGTGGCGGCTCCGTATACGGGCAATAAAGTATTAAAGTTCTTAGTCAAGAGGACCTCCCACCGAGACGTCATAGCCTTCATCGAGGGCGGGAGGCTACTCCAAGCATGGCACTGA